The Desulfuromonas versatilis genome has a segment encoding these proteins:
- a CDS encoding SAM-dependent methyltransferase: MIKFKTEENQVFFIGAGPGDPDLLTLKGARALEGCHAVFAPTPYEETFAQLLRGKQVLVPFGFYFQELLDLLHKLLEKGDVAFLVPGDLTFYSPFQALIDVLGTRAEVIAGVGTANAASAFLKKTLDLPGVCNRAVIASPRTLGDQPGSPTLAELAAPGVTLLIYMNNLPLPELVAQLKKGYGKSVPIALVHRLCLPGEEVVLATLDEIVEQVGERDFFNLTGTDRRPALTLVVAGETLSATVDGSWWDFRRDTIWKFREE, translated from the coding sequence ATGATTAAATTCAAGACAGAAGAAAATCAGGTCTTTTTCATCGGGGCCGGGCCGGGAGATCCCGATCTGCTGACCCTCAAGGGGGCCAGGGCGCTCGAGGGCTGTCATGCGGTGTTCGCGCCGACCCCCTACGAGGAAACCTTTGCCCAACTGCTGAGGGGCAAGCAGGTGCTGGTTCCCTTCGGGTTCTATTTCCAGGAACTGCTTGATCTGCTCCATAAGCTGCTGGAAAAAGGGGATGTGGCTTTCCTGGTCCCCGGGGACCTGACCTTCTATTCTCCCTTTCAGGCGCTGATCGACGTCCTCGGGACCCGCGCCGAGGTCATCGCCGGCGTCGGCACGGCCAACGCCGCCTCGGCCTTCCTGAAAAAAACCCTCGACCTGCCCGGGGTCTGCAACCGGGCGGTCATAGCCTCACCGCGCACCCTCGGCGATCAGCCGGGGTCACCGACCCTGGCGGAACTTGCGGCTCCGGGGGTGACCCTGCTGATCTACATGAACAACCTGCCGCTTCCCGAACTGGTCGCCCAGCTGAAAAAGGGCTACGGCAAGAGCGTTCCCATAGCGCTGGTGCACCGGCTCTGCCTGCCCGGCGAGGAGGTGGTCCTGGCAACCCTGGACGAGATTGTCGAACAGGTGGGTGAGCGGGATTTTTTCAACCTCACCGGCACCGACCGCAGGCCGGCGCTCACCCTGGTCGTCGCCGGGGAAACCCTGTCGGCCACGGTGGATGGCAGCTGGTGGGATTTCCGCCGGGATACGATCTGGAAGTTCCGTGAAGAATGA
- a CDS encoding TlyA family RNA methyltransferase, whose amino-acid sequence MAGRERIDKLLVERGLVQSRERARALILAGKVVVDDHVVDKAGTQVPAGAEIRLKGEDIPYVSRGGLKLEKALETFGVSVQGRIAIDVGASTGGFTDCLLQRGAARVYAVDVGYGQLAWQLRQDSRVVNLERTNIRELPPERLDPRPSLAVIDASFISLDKVLPPTLALLTPDAEVVALIKPQFEVGRGEVGKGGVVRDPTKHEQVVEKIRELATGLGCEVLGVTESPILGPKGNREFLIRLRKSP is encoded by the coding sequence ATGGCAGGCAGGGAGCGGATCGACAAACTGCTGGTGGAGCGTGGACTTGTACAGTCCCGCGAACGTGCCCGGGCGCTGATTCTGGCCGGCAAGGTCGTGGTCGACGACCACGTGGTGGACAAGGCCGGCACCCAGGTCCCGGCCGGTGCTGAAATACGCCTCAAGGGGGAGGACATCCCCTATGTTTCGCGCGGTGGGCTGAAGCTGGAAAAGGCTCTGGAGACCTTCGGGGTGTCGGTACAGGGCCGCATCGCCATCGACGTCGGTGCCTCCACCGGCGGCTTCACCGACTGCCTGCTGCAGCGGGGGGCGGCCCGGGTCTACGCCGTCGACGTCGGTTACGGCCAACTCGCCTGGCAGCTGCGCCAGGACAGCCGGGTGGTCAACCTCGAGCGCACCAACATCCGTGAATTGCCCCCCGAGCGTCTCGACCCGCGCCCCTCGCTGGCGGTGATCGACGCCTCCTTTATCTCCCTGGACAAGGTCCTGCCGCCGACCCTGGCGCTGCTGACCCCCGATGCCGAGGTGGTGGCGCTGATCAAGCCCCAGTTCGAGGTCGGCCGGGGCGAGGTGGGCAAGGGCGGGGTGGTGCGCGACCCCACCAAGCACGAGCAGGTGGTGGAAAAGATCCGCGAGCTGGCCACCGGCCTCGGCTGCGAGGTGCTCGGGGTGACCGAGAGCCCGATCCTCGGCCCCAAGGGGAACCGGGAGTTTCTCATTCGGCTGCGTAAAAGCCCGTAA
- a CDS encoding polysaccharide deacetylase family protein: MFKSSLWLSLLFLLTIPPSPARAGDVSVFVYHRFGESSLPSTNIDLETFSGQLEALRRGGFTVLPLGEVVRRLEGKDPLPERCAVLTVDDGYASFLTGAMPLLRRYGYPATLFVATDFVGHSGYLDWDQLRQLRAEGVEIGNHSSTHDHLVNRLPGEGEAEWHRRVRVDLETAQAELERHLGVRPELLAYPFGEYSPELIAVARELGFRGAAGQQSGVVSERAELFALPRFPMGGVYATLEGFQEKLAMRALPLRVVAPASPVIGRDNPPDLVVQIEAGAVRLEALRCFVPGQPNAEILPDPHIPGRVTIRAGQPLAGRRSKYTLTAPARQGPQWFWFSQLWINPAEPEP, translated from the coding sequence ATGTTTAAATCCTCCCTGTGGCTTTCTTTGCTGTTCCTTCTGACCATCCCTCCGAGCCCGGCCCGAGCCGGCGATGTGAGCGTGTTTGTCTACCATCGGTTCGGGGAGAGCAGCCTGCCATCCACCAACATCGACCTGGAAACCTTTTCCGGTCAGCTGGAAGCCTTGCGCCGGGGCGGTTTTACGGTTCTGCCCCTGGGGGAAGTTGTCCGGCGCCTCGAGGGCAAAGACCCGCTACCCGAGAGGTGTGCGGTGCTGACCGTGGATGATGGCTATGCAAGCTTTCTGACCGGGGCCATGCCGCTGCTGCGGCGCTACGGGTATCCTGCGACCCTGTTCGTGGCGACCGATTTCGTGGGGCATTCGGGATATCTGGATTGGGACCAGCTCCGGCAACTGCGCGCCGAAGGGGTGGAAATCGGCAACCACTCGTCCACCCACGATCACCTTGTCAACAGGCTTCCCGGAGAAGGCGAGGCGGAATGGCACAGGCGGGTTCGTGTCGATCTGGAGACCGCCCAGGCGGAGTTGGAACGGCATCTTGGGGTTCGCCCGGAGCTGCTGGCCTATCCTTTTGGAGAATACTCCCCGGAGTTGATCGCCGTGGCTCGTGAGTTGGGATTCCGCGGGGCTGCCGGGCAGCAGTCGGGGGTGGTTTCAGAGCGGGCCGAGCTTTTCGCCCTGCCGCGTTTTCCCATGGGGGGGGTGTATGCGACGCTCGAGGGTTTCCAGGAAAAGCTTGCCATGCGGGCCTTGCCCTTGAGGGTCGTGGCTCCGGCGAGCCCGGTCATCGGCAGGGACAATCCCCCGGACCTGGTGGTCCAGATCGAGGCAGGAGCGGTAAGGCTGGAGGCGTTGCGCTGTTTCGTGCCCGGTCAGCCCAACGCCGAGATTCTGCCGGACCCACACATCCCGGGCAGGGTGACGATCAGGGCCGGTCAGCCACTGGCCGGCAGGCGGAGCAAATACACCCTCACCGCTCCGGCCCGCCAGGGGCCGCAATGGTTCTGGTTCAGTCAACTCTGGATCAACCCGGCCGAACCGGAGCCGTAA
- a CDS encoding methyltransferase family protein, with the protein MFIDLLILAVLWLGWCLLHSLLITPRADGLFHRLLGQRIAWFRLGYNLFAIISFLPPALWMLALPYPEFLVWRWPWTFVKALFWGVAGWLLYEGFRVYPLREFLGLDQVGRFRRGEAEAPPAPLLRDGILARVRHPWYAAVIILLWARDISPQDLVTSALLTGYLLVGVRLEEAKLVAAYGEEYRRYQRQAPRLIPRTPLSGRLKGFRGPDRP; encoded by the coding sequence GTGTTCATCGATCTGCTGATTCTCGCGGTGCTCTGGCTCGGCTGGTGCCTGCTGCATTCGCTGCTCATCACCCCGCGGGCCGACGGGCTGTTTCATCGCCTGCTGGGTCAGCGCATCGCGTGGTTCAGGCTTGGCTACAACCTGTTCGCGATAATCTCTTTCCTGCCGCCGGCCCTCTGGATGCTGGCTCTTCCTTATCCCGAGTTCCTGGTCTGGCGCTGGCCCTGGACCTTCGTCAAGGCATTGTTCTGGGGCGTGGCCGGCTGGCTGCTCTACGAGGGGTTCAGGGTCTATCCGTTGCGGGAGTTTCTCGGCCTCGACCAGGTGGGCCGGTTCCGGCGCGGTGAGGCGGAGGCCCCACCGGCACCTCTGCTCAGGGACGGGATATTGGCCCGGGTGCGTCACCCTTGGTACGCGGCGGTGATTATCCTGCTGTGGGCCCGCGATATCAGTCCCCAGGATTTGGTGACTTCTGCGCTGTTGACCGGTTATCTGCTGGTCGGGGTTCGTCTGGAAGAAGCCAAGCTGGTGGCGGCCTACGGTGAAGAGTATCGGCGCTATCAGCGCCAAGCGCCCCGCCTGATACCCCGGACGCCGCTTTCCGGGCGGCTCAAAGGGTTCCGCGGCCCGGACCGGCCTTGA
- a CDS encoding ATP-binding protein, which translates to MILRSLELKHFGKYAERTVEFRRGMNLVIGPNEAGKSTLVEAVPAVLFGLRNKERYRPWGRQGNSEAALVLEGRQGTVRIERDLSSDRVSLQERDDLYHDLYSFDGKASPLGRSSERTEYLEQLTRLFGVAEEEVFRASLYFGQGSLEVSGQGGLAAKIKALLSGFVEVDYDRVLESLAEDHFAITRENPWGKDKTKDRELEEVRGRLAELEGHWKEAQQGLRDLEGLRLELAGLDASLENDRAEFAQGEKYLAWIRRQWQLLEKKESLNRDFTRVNRESEKVTDLEARRQQLQQQLAKTGLPHPMPADLPQLLTEAEKVRKEMVRLSGEAAPLREQLLACGPPPWKLSALLTGLLAGAGGSLGWWRAEWIKPLALGAGVGAAGVWGLYLWRAVQRRAERSRLSGQLQVFEQQREAAQARLAGLDERFEGLGLSPSAVEIVKMQKNLERHLQLCKEMSDAQSALKVLEKSEELRRDRDSLTREMAVIDERMEKERALLQGRHLTPEELPEAEEKLQALGTSIREREQRLLALSRKEAELQGALGDLQQIEDEGERLREREKQLVRRRSALVLAYDVLSGAVKDFRNTYLERFSREIGEYLAVVTCGNYTEVHLDEDFNLSLKGRNGQWQPVEHFSRGTADGVYLAVRLALTRQLSSGRQLPLLMDDPLVNFDSGRQSEALKALENLSREHQVIFLSHDESLLRRAAQKRWNVISLDEANSLSNPRNEERRDDAGEGQLYLL; encoded by the coding sequence ATGATCCTGCGCAGTCTCGAATTGAAACACTTCGGCAAATACGCCGAGCGGACCGTAGAGTTTCGCCGCGGCATGAACCTGGTGATCGGCCCCAACGAGGCCGGCAAGTCCACCCTGGTGGAGGCGGTCCCGGCGGTTTTGTTCGGGCTGCGCAACAAGGAGCGGTACAGGCCCTGGGGGCGGCAGGGCAACTCCGAAGCGGCCCTGGTGCTGGAAGGCCGGCAGGGGACAGTGCGCATCGAGCGGGACCTCAGCAGCGACCGGGTTTCGCTCCAGGAGCGGGATGACCTTTACCACGACCTCTACAGCTTCGACGGCAAGGCCTCGCCCCTGGGGCGCTCCTCCGAACGGACCGAATATCTCGAGCAGCTCACCCGGCTGTTCGGCGTAGCGGAGGAGGAGGTGTTTCGGGCTTCGCTCTACTTCGGCCAGGGCAGCCTCGAAGTCTCCGGCCAGGGCGGACTGGCCGCCAAGATCAAGGCCCTGCTTTCCGGGTTTGTCGAGGTCGATTACGACCGGGTGCTCGAATCGCTGGCCGAAGACCACTTTGCCATTACCCGGGAAAACCCCTGGGGCAAGGACAAGACCAAGGACCGTGAGCTCGAGGAGGTGCGCGGGCGCCTGGCCGAGCTGGAGGGGCACTGGAAGGAGGCCCAGCAGGGGCTGCGGGACCTGGAGGGGCTGCGTCTGGAGCTGGCCGGGCTGGATGCCTCGCTGGAAAACGACCGCGCCGAGTTTGCCCAGGGGGAGAAGTACCTTGCCTGGATCCGCCGCCAATGGCAGCTGCTGGAGAAGAAGGAGAGCCTGAACCGCGACTTCACCCGGGTCAACCGCGAGTCGGAGAAGGTGACCGATCTCGAAGCCCGTCGCCAACAGCTGCAGCAACAGCTGGCCAAAACCGGGCTGCCCCATCCCATGCCCGCCGATCTGCCGCAGCTGCTCACCGAGGCCGAGAAGGTCCGCAAGGAGATGGTCAGGTTGAGCGGCGAAGCGGCGCCGCTGCGGGAGCAGCTGCTGGCCTGCGGCCCGCCGCCATGGAAGCTGAGCGCACTTTTGACCGGTCTGCTGGCCGGCGCTGGAGGCTCTCTGGGGTGGTGGCGCGCCGAATGGATAAAACCCCTGGCGCTCGGCGCCGGGGTTGGCGCCGCCGGGGTCTGGGGACTCTACCTCTGGCGCGCCGTCCAGAGGCGGGCTGAGCGCAGCCGTCTCTCCGGGCAGCTGCAGGTGTTCGAGCAGCAGCGCGAAGCGGCCCAGGCCCGTCTGGCCGGGCTCGATGAGCGCTTCGAGGGGCTTGGGCTCTCCCCCTCGGCGGTGGAAATCGTCAAGATGCAGAAAAACCTCGAACGCCACCTGCAGCTCTGCAAGGAAATGAGCGATGCGCAAAGCGCCCTCAAGGTGCTCGAGAAATCCGAAGAGCTGCGGCGCGACCGCGATTCGCTGACTCGCGAGATGGCCGTTATCGACGAGCGGATGGAGAAGGAGCGAGCCCTGCTCCAGGGGCGTCACCTGACCCCCGAGGAGTTGCCCGAGGCCGAGGAGAAGCTGCAGGCCCTCGGCACCAGCATCCGCGAGCGCGAGCAGCGCCTGCTCGCGCTTTCGCGCAAGGAGGCGGAGCTGCAAGGGGCGCTGGGCGACCTGCAGCAGATCGAAGACGAGGGAGAGCGGCTTCGCGAGCGCGAGAAACAGCTCGTGCGCCGGCGCAGCGCCCTGGTTCTGGCCTATGACGTTCTGTCCGGGGCGGTGAAGGATTTCCGCAACACCTACCTCGAGCGCTTCTCCCGGGAGATCGGCGAGTACCTGGCGGTGGTTACCTGCGGCAATTACACCGAGGTCCATCTCGACGAGGATTTCAATCTTTCGCTCAAGGGGCGCAACGGGCAGTGGCAGCCCGTCGAGCACTTCAGCCGAGGCACCGCCGACGGCGTCTATCTGGCGGTACGCCTGGCCCTGACCCGGCAGCTCTCCAGCGGCCGGCAACTGCCCCTGCTGATGGATGACCCCCTGGTCAACTTCGACAGCGGCCGGCAGAGCGAGGCCCTCAAGGCCCTGGAAAACCTCAGCCGTGAGCATCAGGTGATTTTTCTCAGCCACGACGAATCGCTGCTGCGCCGCGCGGCGCAGAAACGATGGAACGTGATATCCTTGGATGAGGCCAACAGCCTGTCGAATCCTCGCAACGAGGAAAGGAGGGACGATGCCGGAGAAGGACAGTTGTATCTTCTGTAA
- a CDS encoding U32 family peptidase, with protein MKVISPVDNLAEASLLLEAGADELYGGYVPAAWRERYSLLASLNQRTFAGAQIESFADLAQIIALAHARGRSFSLTLNAPYYTEEQIPLLFDYVDEAAEAGVDGIILADLGLLRLLRRRHPALEYHASTLAHLMNSEAVRFYLEQGVGRIIFPRHLTVAEMQQVALKLPGVRFDAFMLVGKCPNTEGLCTFHHSSPDKIWPCEIPYRIEPQSPPGSPLLLSAMARQDSWSKTNRRHGCGLCAIPHLRKAGFYGLKLVGRGAPAAQKVKNILLVRDFLRLADSEDDFALYRKKARAAHRERFGATCSPNVCYYPEFYEAE; from the coding sequence ATGAAGGTCATTTCCCCCGTCGATAATCTGGCTGAAGCATCCCTGCTGCTCGAGGCCGGTGCCGATGAGCTCTACGGCGGCTATGTCCCGGCGGCGTGGCGGGAGCGCTACAGCCTTTTGGCCTCGCTCAACCAGCGGACCTTCGCCGGGGCGCAGATCGAATCCTTTGCCGATCTTGCGCAGATCATTGCCCTGGCCCACGCACGGGGGCGGAGCTTCTCCCTGACCCTCAACGCACCCTATTACACCGAGGAGCAGATCCCCCTGCTGTTTGATTATGTCGACGAAGCGGCCGAGGCCGGCGTCGACGGCATCATCCTCGCCGATCTCGGCCTGCTGCGCCTGCTGCGCCGTCGCCATCCGGCCCTCGAGTATCACGCCAGCACCCTGGCTCACCTGATGAACTCCGAGGCGGTGCGCTTCTACCTCGAGCAGGGAGTGGGCAGGATAATCTTCCCGCGGCACCTTACCGTGGCGGAAATGCAGCAGGTCGCCCTCAAGCTGCCCGGGGTCCGCTTCGACGCCTTCATGCTGGTCGGCAAGTGCCCCAATACCGAGGGCCTGTGCACCTTTCACCATTCGAGCCCGGACAAGATCTGGCCCTGTGAAATTCCCTACCGGATCGAGCCGCAGAGCCCGCCCGGTTCCCCTCTGCTGCTGAGTGCCATGGCCCGCCAGGACAGCTGGTCGAAAACCAACCGCCGGCATGGCTGTGGGCTGTGTGCGATCCCGCATCTGCGCAAGGCTGGGTTCTACGGGCTTAAGCTCGTCGGGCGCGGCGCCCCGGCAGCGCAGAAAGTGAAAAACATCCTGCTGGTTAGGGATTTTCTTCGCCTGGCGGACAGCGAAGACGACTTTGCGCTGTACCGAAAAAAGGCGCGGGCCGCCCATCGAGAGCGCTTCGGCGCAACCTGCTCGCCCAACGTCTGTTATTACCCGGAATTTTACGAAGCCGAATAG
- a CDS encoding DUF3793 family protein, whose translation MPPRIAERQPALSDVPLWKEISPRFATDRDCLAAFLALETAEILEGVKPGNLVNLVNRTQVCGRNLYHLWKAFGPALATDCGLESRVLCDRGSSLLIYFYDRQAMENLIHVPGAKALLKRSGYPEELSLDAALSLLQNRISGDFPHEIGVFLGYPLKDVAAFMGLVSIPFACQGPWKIYGDPTRSLHLAEVHRASRRRMAWRVARCSDPRECLNRSACSGKCATRPAA comes from the coding sequence ATGCCGCCTCGCATAGCCGAGCGACAACCCGCGCTTTCCGATGTGCCCCTATGGAAGGAAATCTCTCCCCGGTTCGCCACCGATCGGGATTGCCTGGCCGCATTCCTCGCCCTGGAAACCGCCGAGATTCTCGAAGGGGTCAAACCGGGCAACCTGGTCAACCTGGTTAACCGCACTCAGGTCTGCGGCCGAAACCTCTACCACTTGTGGAAAGCTTTCGGCCCCGCCCTCGCCACCGACTGCGGCCTGGAAAGCAGGGTGCTATGCGACCGCGGCAGCTCGCTGCTGATCTATTTCTACGACCGTCAGGCCATGGAGAACCTGATCCACGTGCCCGGTGCCAAGGCCCTGCTGAAACGATCCGGCTACCCGGAGGAGTTGTCCCTGGATGCGGCGCTGAGCCTGCTGCAAAACCGGATATCAGGAGACTTTCCCCACGAAATAGGCGTTTTTCTCGGCTACCCGCTGAAGGACGTGGCTGCCTTCATGGGTCTGGTGTCGATCCCCTTCGCCTGCCAGGGTCCCTGGAAAATCTACGGCGACCCGACCAGAAGCCTGCACCTGGCGGAGGTCCACCGGGCCAGCCGCAGACGCATGGCCTGGCGCGTCGCCCGCTGCAGCGACCCCCGCGAATGCCTCAACCGTTCCGCCTGTTCCGGCAAATGCGCGACTCGCCCCGCCGCCTGA
- a CDS encoding histidine triad nucleotide-binding protein produces MPEKDSCIFCKILAGEIPARVVFEDDLVVALEDINPQAPLHYLIIPRKHIRTTLDLTTADNAMIGHVFQVAGKLAHDLGFAEDGFRVVNNCNEMGGQVVWHIHFHLLGGREMGWPPG; encoded by the coding sequence ATGCCGGAGAAGGACAGTTGTATCTTCTGTAAAATTCTCGCCGGGGAGATTCCGGCACGGGTGGTTTTCGAGGACGACCTGGTCGTGGCCCTGGAGGACATCAATCCCCAGGCACCCCTCCATTACCTGATCATTCCGCGAAAGCACATCCGCACCACCCTTGACCTGACCACCGCCGACAACGCCATGATCGGCCATGTCTTCCAGGTGGCGGGCAAGCTCGCCCACGATCTCGGCTTTGCCGAGGATGGTTTCCGGGTCGTCAACAACTGCAACGAAATGGGGGGGCAGGTGGTCTGGCACATCCACTTCCACCTGCTCGGCGGCCGGGAAATGGGCTGGCCGCCGGGATAG
- a CDS encoding metallophosphoesterase family protein — MIRILHTADLHLDAPFPVLGDRQAQRREAFLKTFERLVTLAIKSEVHLFLVAGDLFDSPRPSAATVAKVQAGLKRLADRGIVPVLLPGTHDNLVGADSVYRRSEFPGAILLDRPAIEEPLALQVNGERVFLYGFAYRTFASQNALEGMARRSDEGIHIGLLHGSRQGSPEWEYRKKDLPFTVAELRHWGLDYVALGHYHGFDLIEDGGRTLACYPGSPEGKRFGENGPRCCALVRVEKGQVEVEKATVNSLVLEDRKLDLAGCETLEQAAEVICAMGRPDLLLRLRLTGIVEAPLDLAALQARCGGAFFHLEFDDRTRLFDSDFARRIAQEETVRGVFVRQLQQRMQLAGPEERAVLEEAFREVLVRFGAFGGGAA, encoded by the coding sequence ATGATTCGCATTCTGCATACCGCCGATCTGCACCTGGATGCTCCGTTCCCCGTCCTCGGGGACCGGCAGGCCCAGCGCCGGGAGGCTTTTCTCAAGACCTTCGAGCGCCTGGTAACCCTGGCGATCAAGAGCGAGGTGCACCTGTTTCTGGTGGCCGGCGATCTTTTCGACAGCCCGCGGCCCTCGGCCGCGACGGTGGCCAAAGTCCAGGCCGGCTTGAAACGCCTGGCCGACCGGGGGATCGTGCCGGTGCTGCTGCCGGGGACCCACGACAACCTGGTGGGCGCCGATTCGGTGTACCGGCGCAGCGAATTTCCCGGGGCGATCCTGCTCGATCGCCCGGCCATCGAGGAGCCGTTGGCCCTGCAGGTGAATGGTGAGCGGGTTTTCCTCTACGGCTTCGCCTATCGAACGTTTGCTTCGCAAAACGCCCTGGAGGGGATGGCCCGCCGCTCGGACGAGGGAATCCATATCGGCTTGCTGCACGGCTCACGGCAGGGCAGCCCCGAATGGGAATACCGCAAGAAGGACCTCCCCTTCACCGTTGCCGAGCTGCGCCACTGGGGGTTGGACTACGTGGCCCTTGGCCACTACCACGGTTTCGATCTTATCGAAGACGGCGGGCGGACCCTGGCCTGCTATCCCGGTTCGCCCGAGGGGAAGCGCTTCGGGGAAAACGGACCGCGCTGCTGCGCCCTGGTGCGGGTGGAAAAGGGGCAGGTCGAGGTGGAGAAGGCTACCGTCAACAGCCTGGTGCTGGAGGACCGCAAGCTCGATCTTGCCGGGTGCGAAACCCTGGAGCAGGCGGCGGAGGTTATTTGCGCCATGGGTCGTCCCGACCTGCTGCTGCGGCTGCGCCTGACCGGCATCGTCGAGGCGCCCCTCGATCTGGCGGCCCTGCAGGCGCGCTGCGGCGGGGCCTTTTTCCACCTGGAATTCGATGACCGCACCCGGCTTTTCGACAGCGATTTCGCCCGGCGCATTGCCCAGGAGGAGACGGTTCGCGGCGTGTTCGTGCGCCAGCTGCAGCAGCGGATGCAGCTGGCCGGGCCCGAGGAACGGGCCGTGCTCGAGGAGGCTTTTCGGGAGGTTCTGGTCCGCTTTGGAGCCTTCGGCGGAGGTGCGGCATGA
- a CDS encoding TraR/DksA family transcriptional regulator, with amino-acid sequence MRKQRLEAIGKRLLEHRQELYAEILRKNREAAGLTDEGVPDLADQGLTDNLREFLHLLSDNKREELIKVDEALDRLAAGSYGLCQRCGEPIDIQRLEVRPFTRYDVACKEAIEKEEALKAGPGRGTL; translated from the coding sequence ATGCGAAAACAGCGACTTGAAGCCATCGGCAAACGCCTGCTCGAGCATCGCCAGGAACTGTACGCGGAAATCCTGAGAAAAAACCGCGAAGCGGCAGGCCTGACCGACGAAGGGGTACCTGACCTGGCCGACCAGGGCCTGACGGACAACCTGAGGGAGTTCCTGCACCTGCTCAGCGACAACAAACGCGAGGAGCTCATCAAGGTCGACGAGGCCCTGGACCGCCTCGCTGCAGGCAGCTACGGCCTCTGCCAGCGCTGCGGCGAGCCCATCGACATCCAGCGCCTGGAGGTCCGTCCCTTCACCCGTTACGATGTGGCCTGCAAAGAGGCCATCGAGAAGGAGGAGGCCCTCAAGGCCGGTCCGGGCCGCGGAACCCTTTGA
- a CDS encoding HD domain-containing protein yields the protein MTSEERRKEQRLINEILELLVTHYGGGLSEDDLDRGLESLQSAIELARRSHQGVLRKSGEPYFFHPLRVAHLAARHWMDFDSIMAAILHDVVEDTPVTLKEVEHAFGHEVALLVNGLTKADDEKLSREALKAETYRKQLLAAIQDVRVLCLKFWDRIDNLQTIGALAPAKQSLIAEETRSIYVPLARHLGMGQVASELDALSLRILYPRRAARYQAAIEVLQERSEGARRKIRSEIHHSFEHHKVPFLLNERWRPFSIAAAKGMGRGLTTLYTLEVQVDRTMDAYLALGLLHSLFSPIPGKLRDHLNVPSQFGYQSLKTTVQAGEIRMRVEITTRKLARFNESGVLAPGFEFRRANFQDLMRSLLEGESAFDTESLRLASASIQVYTPTGEIRTLPEGSSALDFAFDIHEELGLHAVRARINGQTRLLRSRLMDGDQVGIERVGTPQVLPKWLEWAVTPKARNRIRRYLRSRVQEGA from the coding sequence GTGACAAGCGAAGAACGCCGCAAAGAACAGCGCCTGATCAATGAAATACTCGAGCTGCTGGTAACCCATTATGGCGGCGGGTTGAGCGAGGATGACCTGGACCGGGGGCTTGAATCTCTGCAGTCGGCCATCGAGCTTGCGCGCAGGTCTCACCAGGGGGTGCTGCGAAAATCGGGTGAACCCTATTTCTTTCATCCGCTGCGCGTGGCTCACCTGGCCGCCCGGCACTGGATGGATTTCGACTCCATCATGGCGGCGATTCTGCACGATGTGGTCGAAGACACCCCGGTCACCCTCAAGGAGGTCGAGCACGCCTTCGGGCACGAAGTGGCTCTGCTGGTTAACGGCCTGACCAAGGCCGACGACGAGAAACTGAGCCGCGAGGCCCTCAAGGCCGAAACCTATCGCAAACAGCTGCTCGCCGCCATCCAGGATGTGCGGGTGCTGTGCCTGAAGTTCTGGGACCGCATCGACAATCTGCAGACCATCGGGGCGCTGGCCCCGGCCAAACAGTCGCTGATCGCCGAGGAGACCCGCAGCATCTACGTTCCCCTTGCCCGGCATCTGGGGATGGGCCAGGTGGCCTCCGAGCTCGATGCTCTCTCCCTGCGCATCCTCTACCCACGGCGCGCCGCCCGCTACCAGGCCGCCATCGAGGTACTTCAGGAGCGGAGCGAAGGAGCCAGGCGCAAGATCAGGTCGGAAATCCACCACAGCTTCGAGCATCACAAGGTCCCCTTCCTGCTGAACGAGCGCTGGCGACCCTTTTCCATTGCCGCCGCCAAGGGGATGGGGCGGGGGTTGACCACCCTCTATACCCTGGAAGTGCAGGTCGACCGGACCATGGACGCCTATCTTGCCCTGGGCCTGCTGCACAGCCTGTTCTCGCCCATTCCCGGCAAGCTTCGCGATCACCTGAACGTCCCCTCCCAGTTCGGCTACCAATCGCTCAAGACCACGGTGCAGGCTGGAGAAATCCGCATGCGGGTGGAAATCACCACTCGTAAGTTGGCCCGTTTCAACGAATCCGGAGTGCTGGCACCCGGCTTCGAATTCCGCCGGGCGAATTTCCAGGACCTGATGCGCAGTCTGCTCGAAGGGGAATCGGCTTTCGACACCGAAAGCCTGCGCCTGGCTTCGGCCTCCATCCAGGTCTACACGCCTACGGGGGAGATTCGGACCTTGCCGGAGGGCAGCAGTGCTCTGGATTTTGCCTTCGATATTCATGAAGAGCTGGGGTTGCACGCGGTCCGTGCGCGGATTAACGGCCAGACCCGACTGCTGCGCTCGCGATTGATGGACGGCGACCAGGTCGGCATCGAGCGGGTCGGCACACCACAGGTTCTGCCCAAGTGGCTCGAATGGGCCGTCACTCCCAAAGCCCGCAACCGCATCCGGCGCTACCTGCGCAGCCGCGTGCAGGAAGGCGCCTGA